One segment of Pseudophryne corroboree isolate aPseCor3 chromosome 10, aPseCor3.hap2, whole genome shotgun sequence DNA contains the following:
- the DHRS3 gene encoding short-chain dehydrogenase/reductase 3 isoform X2 — protein sequence MGSECHYFICDVGNREEVYQQAKSVREKVGDVTILVNNAAVVHGKSLMDSDDDALLKSQHINTLGQFWTTKAFLPRMLELQNGHIVCINSVLALSAIPGAIDYCTSKASSFAFMESLTLGLLDCPGVNATTVLPFHTNTEMFQGMRIRFPNIFPPLKPETVARRTVEAVQKNHALLLLPWTMHILVILKSILPQSALEEIHRFSGSYTCMNTFKGRT from the exons ATGGGGAGTGAATGCCATTATTTTATTTGTGACGTTGGCAACCGCGAGGAAGTCTACCAACAAGCAAAATCCGTCCGGGAAAAG GTGGGCGATGTCACCATTTTAGTGAATAATGCTGCAGTTGTTCATGGGAAGAGCTTAATGGACAGTGATGATGATGCTCTTCTGAAGTCCCAGCACATCAACACACTAGGACAGTTTTGG ACCACGAAAGCATTCCTGCCACGCATGTTGGAACTGCAGAACGGTCACATTGTCTGCATAAACTCTGTCCTGGCCTTGTCCGCAATCCCTGGTGCCATCGACTACTGCACTTCTAAAGCATCCTCTTTCGCTTTTATGGaaagcttgacgttggggctcttgGACTGCCCAGGAGTAAACGCCACCACAGTATTACCCTTCCATACCAACACTGAGATGTTCCAAGGAATGAGAATAAG GTTCCCAAACATTTTCCCCCCTTTAAAGCCCGAGACTGTGGCCCGGAGGACGGTGGAGGCTGTTCAGAAGAACCACGCTCTCTTACTACTTCCCTGGACGATGCACATTCTTGTAATCTTGAAAAG CATTCTCCCTCAATCAGCACTTGAAGAAATCCACAGGTTTTCTGGATCGTATACTTGTATGAACACTTTCAAAGGGAGGACATAA